One Streptomyces sp. V4I8 genomic window carries:
- a CDS encoding proline-rich domain-containing protein, producing the protein MTYPQGSWTGGALTARSFLKPHHVARSVFHPTWIPESLDPSVDALKKARVIAGAVAAFGVYTFVEGGFAFDEMMDNAATACVVLLFITPLTVGVMLYLWRRSGAGTVGQLREPLVRSLKLLLLFIGSALGTVLLFRMGGAFGPLGGLLVSFLGLWMAVFVIAGAYRISGNFFGTAVVHRCLPPLLASVTTWLMAIPDLVTGDLHGLGLAMGFVFILGAPVTVTGIALLEMGRLKSRYGIRLAAHPAALPPTMPPTPTPAPPPPSYAPNGSAPPQGNPYGPPTGYPHAPSAGNPYGPPPQGNPYAPGPQNPYNQPPPYNPR; encoded by the coding sequence TTGACCTACCCGCAGGGGAGTTGGACGGGCGGCGCGCTGACCGCCCGGTCGTTCCTGAAGCCTCACCATGTCGCCCGGTCGGTGTTCCATCCGACCTGGATCCCGGAGTCCCTGGACCCGTCGGTGGACGCGCTCAAGAAGGCACGCGTGATCGCGGGCGCGGTCGCGGCGTTCGGTGTCTACACCTTCGTCGAGGGCGGCTTCGCCTTCGACGAGATGATGGACAACGCGGCGACCGCCTGTGTCGTCCTGCTGTTCATCACGCCGCTCACGGTCGGCGTGATGCTCTACCTCTGGCGGCGTTCCGGCGCCGGCACGGTGGGGCAGCTGCGGGAACCGCTCGTCAGGTCGCTGAAGTTGCTGCTGCTGTTCATCGGCTCGGCGCTCGGGACGGTGCTGCTCTTCCGGATGGGAGGCGCCTTCGGGCCCCTCGGGGGGCTGCTGGTCAGCTTCCTGGGGCTCTGGATGGCCGTCTTCGTGATCGCCGGCGCCTACCGGATCTCGGGCAACTTCTTCGGCACCGCGGTCGTGCACCGCTGTCTGCCCCCGCTGCTCGCCTCGGTGACGACCTGGCTCATGGCCATCCCCGACCTCGTCACGGGTGACCTGCACGGCCTCGGCCTCGCCATGGGCTTCGTCTTCATCCTGGGCGCCCCGGTGACGGTCACGGGCATCGCCCTGCTGGAGATGGGCCGGCTCAAGAGCCGGTACGGCATACGGCTGGCGGCCCACCCGGCGGCCTTGCCACCCACCATGCCGCCCACTCCGACACCGGCCCCGCCGCCACCGTCCTACGCACCGAACGGTTCCGCGCCGCCGCAGGGCAACCCGTACGGACCGCCGACCGGGTACCCCCACGCACCCTCGGCAGGAAACCCCTACGGTCCGCCGCCGCAGGGCAACCCGTACGCTCCGGGCCCGCAGAACCCGTACAACCAGCCGCCCCCTTACAACCCGCGATAG
- the pgi gene encoding glucose-6-phosphate isomerase has product MNADGRTRLNQTPEWTALAKHREELGEVRLRELFAADPGRGAGYTLQVGDLHIDYSKHLVTDETLRLLRELAAATDVFGLRDAMFRGEKINTTEDRAVLHTALRAPRDAVIEVDGENVVPDVHSVLDKMADFAERVRSGAWTGHTGKRIKNVVNIGIGGSDLGPAMAYEVLRSYTDRGLTVRFVSNVDGADLHEATHDLDAAETLFIIASKTFTTIETITNATSARNWLLTRLNAGPEAVAKHFVALSTNAGKVADFGIDTANMFEFWDWVGGRYSYDSAIGLSLMIAIGPDSFREMLDGFRIVDEHFRTAPADSNVPLLLGLLGIWYGNFHDAQSHAVLPYSHYLSKFTAYLQQLDMESNGKYVGRDGREVDWQTGPIVWGTPGTNGQHAYYQLIHQGTKLIPADFIGFAEPVAEMSDELKAQHDLLMANFFAQTQALAFGKTPEEVRGEGVPEELVTHKTFKGDHPTTTILARELTPSVLGQLIALYEHKVFVQGAVWNIDSFDQWGVELGKVLAKRVEPALTEGADVPGLDASTKALVAKYRELRGRQ; this is encoded by the coding sequence ATGAACGCAGACGGCCGTACCAGGCTCAACCAGACGCCCGAGTGGACCGCGCTGGCCAAGCACCGCGAGGAGCTCGGCGAAGTGCGGCTGCGGGAGCTGTTCGCCGCCGACCCGGGCCGCGGTGCGGGGTACACACTGCAGGTCGGCGACCTGCACATCGACTACTCCAAGCACCTCGTCACCGACGAGACGCTGCGGCTGCTGCGCGAGCTGGCGGCCGCGACGGACGTGTTCGGGCTGCGGGACGCCATGTTCCGCGGCGAGAAGATCAACACCACCGAGGACCGCGCCGTGCTGCACACCGCGCTGCGCGCACCGCGCGACGCTGTGATCGAGGTCGACGGGGAGAACGTCGTCCCGGATGTGCACTCCGTGCTCGACAAGATGGCCGACTTCGCCGAGCGGGTCCGCTCCGGCGCCTGGACCGGCCACACCGGCAAGCGCATCAAGAACGTCGTCAACATCGGCATCGGCGGTTCGGACCTCGGCCCGGCGATGGCGTACGAGGTGCTGCGCAGCTACACCGACCGCGGCCTCACCGTCCGCTTCGTGTCGAACGTCGACGGCGCCGACCTGCACGAGGCCACGCACGACCTGGACGCGGCGGAGACGCTGTTCATCATCGCCTCGAAGACCTTCACCACCATCGAGACGATCACCAACGCCACCTCGGCCCGCAACTGGCTCCTCACGCGGCTGAACGCCGGCCCGGAGGCCGTCGCCAAGCACTTCGTCGCCCTGTCGACGAACGCCGGGAAGGTCGCGGACTTCGGTATCGACACGGCCAACATGTTCGAGTTCTGGGACTGGGTGGGCGGGCGCTACTCGTACGACTCGGCGATCGGCCTGTCCCTGATGATCGCCATCGGGCCGGACAGCTTCCGCGAGATGCTCGACGGCTTCCGGATCGTCGACGAGCACTTCCGCACGGCGCCCGCGGACTCCAATGTGCCGCTGCTGCTCGGCCTGTTGGGCATCTGGTACGGCAACTTCCATGACGCCCAGTCGCACGCGGTGCTGCCGTACAGCCACTACCTGTCCAAGTTCACGGCGTATCTGCAGCAGTTGGACATGGAGTCCAACGGCAAGTACGTCGGCCGGGACGGGCGGGAGGTCGACTGGCAGACCGGGCCGATCGTGTGGGGCACCCCGGGCACCAATGGGCAGCACGCGTACTACCAGCTGATCCACCAGGGCACCAAGCTGATCCCGGCGGACTTCATCGGCTTCGCCGAGCCGGTCGCCGAGATGAGCGACGAACTCAAGGCGCAGCACGACCTGTTGATGGCGAACTTCTTCGCGCAGACGCAGGCGCTGGCGTTCGGCAAGACGCCGGAGGAGGTGCGTGGCGAGGGGGTGCCTGAGGAGTTGGTGACCCACAAGACGTTCAAGGGCGACCACCCCACGACCACGATCCTCGCGCGCGAGCTGACCCCGTCGGTGCTCGGTCAGCTGATCGCGCTGTACGAGCACAAGGTGTTCGTACAGGGCGCGGTGTGGAACATCGACTCCTTCGACCAGTGGGGTGTCGAGCTCGGCAAGGTCCTCGCCAAGCGCGTCGAGCCCGCGCTGACCGAAGGCGCGGACGTGCCGGGTCTGGACGCGTCGACGAAGGCGCTCGTCGCCAAGTACCGGGAGCTGCGGGGCCGACAGTGA
- a CDS encoding MFS transporter, producing MATAETVGVRAPAWRGGFGRLWSAAVLSSFGDSLRTAALPLLAVTLTDRPLLIAAVTACGYLPWIVFGLLGGALADRVDQRRAMWTVDVSRALLVGAFAVAVAHGHASIGLLIALAFTLTALQTLFDNASTALLPALVDRAALGSANARLMTGQRIVGGLVGGPVVPVLLAAGAAAPFAADAGTYLVAAVLVASLRIETPERKPAPAGSTLRREIAEGLRTLWRDRSLRGLCAATALCNIGMGAQLATLVVLVTGWLDAGPAGYAAAGAAFTVGGLAGGVANGRIVKRLGTIRAVLLAGAVQTAALVVMGTVRSLAVLVAALVVFGLMGMVWNVNTTTLMQQRSPVELLGRVASAFRTLAFAGVPLGALLGGAVATAWGLNTPPLLTAVFFVLALAALIPVRKADVPVVAPDDDATTAHASR from the coding sequence GTGGCGACGGCTGAGACCGTGGGAGTGCGTGCGCCCGCGTGGCGCGGGGGGTTCGGACGGCTGTGGAGCGCCGCCGTGCTCTCCAGCTTCGGCGATTCGCTGCGTACGGCCGCCCTGCCGCTCCTCGCCGTGACGCTGACGGACCGGCCGCTGCTGATCGCCGCGGTCACCGCCTGCGGGTATCTGCCGTGGATCGTCTTCGGGCTGCTCGGCGGCGCCCTCGCCGATCGGGTGGACCAGCGGCGCGCGATGTGGACGGTGGACGTGTCACGCGCCCTGCTGGTCGGCGCGTTCGCGGTGGCCGTGGCGCACGGGCACGCCTCGATCGGCCTGCTCATCGCTCTGGCCTTCACCTTGACGGCGCTCCAGACGCTGTTCGACAACGCCTCGACGGCCCTGCTCCCCGCGCTGGTGGACCGTGCCGCCCTCGGCAGCGCAAACGCCCGCCTGATGACCGGCCAGCGCATCGTCGGCGGACTGGTGGGCGGTCCGGTCGTGCCGGTACTGCTGGCAGCGGGAGCCGCCGCTCCCTTCGCGGCCGACGCCGGTACCTACCTGGTGGCGGCCGTCCTGGTGGCCTCCCTGCGGATCGAAACGCCCGAGCGGAAACCGGCACCGGCGGGCAGCACCCTGCGCCGGGAGATCGCGGAAGGCCTGCGCACCCTATGGCGCGACCGGTCCCTGCGAGGCCTGTGCGCCGCCACCGCCCTGTGCAACATCGGCATGGGCGCCCAGCTCGCCACCCTGGTCGTCCTGGTGACCGGCTGGCTGGACGCCGGTCCTGCGGGCTACGCGGCGGCGGGCGCCGCGTTCACCGTCGGAGGTCTGGCCGGGGGAGTGGCCAACGGCCGGATCGTGAAGCGGCTGGGCACGATCCGGGCCGTGTTGCTCGCCGGTGCCGTGCAGACCGCGGCCCTCGTCGTCATGGGCACCGTGCGCAGCCTGGCCGTGCTGGTGGCCGCCCTGGTCGTCTTCGGACTCATGGGCATGGTGTGGAACGTCAACACGACGACGCTCATGCAGCAACGCAGCCCCGTCGAGCTGCTGGGCCGGGTGGCCTCCGCCTTCCGGACGTTGGCCTTCGCCGGGGTGCCGCTCGGCGCCCTGCTGGGCGGTGCTGTCGCCACCGCCTGGGGACTCAACACGCCGCCCCTGCTCACGGCCGTCTTCTTCGTGCTGGCCCTCGCCGCGCTGATACCTGTGCGCAAGGCGGACGTACCTGTTGTTGCGCCGGACGACGACGCCACGACGGCTCACGCCTCGCGCTGA
- a CDS encoding RNA polymerase-binding protein RbpA — protein sequence MASGNAIRGSRVGAGPMGEAERGESAPCLRISFWCSNGHETQPSFASDAQVPDTWDCPRCGFPAGQDRDNPPDPPRTEPYKTHLAYVRERRSDADGEAILAEALAKLRGEI from the coding sequence GTGGCAAGTGGCAACGCGATCCGAGGAAGCCGGGTCGGGGCGGGGCCGATGGGCGAGGCCGAGCGCGGCGAGTCCGCGCCGTGTCTCCGCATCTCCTTCTGGTGCTCCAACGGGCACGAGACGCAGCCCAGCTTCGCCAGCGACGCGCAGGTGCCCGATACCTGGGACTGCCCGCGCTGCGGCTTCCCCGCCGGACAGGACCGGGACAACCCGCCGGACCCGCCGCGCACCGAGCCCTACAAGACGCACCTGGCGTATGTACGGGAACGGCGCAGCGATGCGGACGGCGAGGCGATCCTCGCCGAGGCACTCGCCAAACTGCGGGGCGAAATCTAG
- the secG gene encoding preprotein translocase subunit SecG, producing the protein MGFSIALIVFSLLLMLLVLMHKGKGGGLSDMFGGGMQSSVGGSSVAERNLDRITVVVGLLWFACIVVLGILMKVNN; encoded by the coding sequence ATGGGGTTCTCGATCGCCCTGATCGTCTTCAGCCTGCTGCTGATGCTGCTGGTGCTGATGCACAAGGGGAAGGGCGGCGGCCTCTCCGACATGTTCGGTGGCGGCATGCAGTCGTCCGTCGGCGGCTCCTCGGTCGCCGAGCGCAACCTCGACCGGATCACCGTTGTGGTCGGTCTGCTGTGGTTCGCGTGCATTGTCGTACTCGGCATCCTGATGAAGGTGAACAACTGA
- the tpiA gene encoding triose-phosphate isomerase, with protein MSTRTPLMAGNWKMNLNHLEAIAHVQKLAFALADKDYDAVEVAVLPPFTDLRSVQTLVDGDKLKIKYGAQDISAQDSGAYTGEISGPMLAKLKCTYVAIGHSERRQYHAETDEIVNAKVKAAYKHGLTPIMCVGEELDVREAGNAVPHTLAQVEGGLKDLPAEQAETIVIAYEPVWAIGTGKVCGAEDAQEVCAAIRGKVAELYSQELADKVRIQYGGSVKSGNVAEIMAQADIDGALVGGASLDADEFVKIVRFRDQ; from the coding sequence ATGAGCACGCGCACGCCGCTGATGGCGGGCAACTGGAAGATGAACCTCAACCACCTCGAGGCCATCGCCCACGTACAGAAGCTCGCTTTCGCCCTGGCCGACAAGGACTACGACGCCGTCGAGGTCGCCGTCCTGCCGCCCTTCACCGACCTGCGCTCGGTGCAGACCCTGGTCGACGGCGACAAGCTGAAGATCAAGTACGGCGCCCAGGACATCTCGGCCCAGGACTCCGGCGCCTACACCGGCGAGATCTCCGGCCCGATGCTGGCCAAGCTGAAGTGCACGTACGTGGCGATCGGCCACTCCGAGCGCCGCCAGTACCACGCCGAGACCGACGAGATCGTCAACGCCAAGGTCAAGGCCGCCTACAAGCACGGCCTCACCCCGATCATGTGCGTCGGCGAGGAGCTGGACGTCCGCGAGGCCGGCAACGCCGTCCCGCACACCCTCGCCCAGGTCGAGGGCGGTCTGAAGGACCTCCCGGCCGAGCAGGCCGAGACCATCGTGATCGCCTACGAGCCCGTCTGGGCCATCGGCACCGGCAAGGTCTGCGGCGCCGAGGACGCCCAGGAGGTCTGCGCCGCCATCCGCGGCAAGGTCGCCGAGCTGTACTCGCAGGAGCTGGCCGACAAGGTCCGCATCCAGTACGGCGGCTCGGTCAAGTCGGGCAACGTCGCGGAGATCATGGCCCAGGCCGACATCGACGGCGCCCTGGTCGGCGGTGCCTCGCTGGACGCCGACGAGTTCGTCAAGATCGTTCGGTTCCGCGACCAGTGA
- the pgk gene encoding phosphoglycerate kinase: MKTIDELLSEGVAGKRVFVRADLNVPLDGTTITDDGRIRAVLPTVKALAEAGARVVVASHLGRPKGAPDPAFSLAPAAARLGELLGADVAFATDTVGDSARSVVAGLADGQVAVVENLRFNAGETSKDDAERGAFADQLAALADVYVGDGFGAVHRKHASVYDLPGKLPHYAGYLIANEVAVLKKLTDDVKRPYVVALGGAKVSDKLAVIDQLLGKADRLLIGGGMAYTFLKAQGHEVGISLLQADQIPAVTEYMERAEKNGVEIVLPADVLVSTEFPDLKTKAPANPTTVAADAIPADQEGLDIGPETRKLYASKLADAATVFWNGPMGVFEHPDYAEGTKAVAQALVDSKGFTVVGGGDSAAAVRTLGFDETAFGHISTGGGASLEYLEGKTLPGLAALED; the protein is encoded by the coding sequence ATGAAGACGATCGACGAACTTCTCTCCGAAGGCGTCGCAGGCAAGCGGGTCTTCGTCCGCGCCGACCTGAACGTGCCGCTGGACGGCACCACGATCACCGACGACGGCCGAATCCGCGCCGTCCTGCCCACCGTCAAGGCGCTGGCCGAGGCGGGCGCCCGCGTGGTCGTCGCCTCCCACCTGGGCCGCCCCAAGGGCGCCCCGGACCCCGCCTTCTCCCTCGCCCCGGCCGCGGCGCGCCTCGGTGAACTCCTCGGCGCCGACGTGGCGTTCGCGACCGACACGGTCGGCGACTCCGCCCGGTCCGTGGTCGCGGGCCTCGCCGACGGTCAGGTCGCGGTCGTCGAGAACCTCCGCTTCAACGCCGGCGAGACCAGCAAGGACGACGCCGAGCGCGGCGCCTTCGCCGACCAGCTCGCCGCGCTCGCCGACGTCTACGTCGGTGACGGCTTCGGCGCGGTGCACCGTAAGCACGCGTCCGTGTACGACCTTCCGGGCAAGCTTCCGCACTACGCCGGCTACCTCATCGCGAACGAGGTCGCCGTCCTGAAGAAGCTCACCGATGACGTCAAGCGGCCGTACGTCGTCGCGCTCGGCGGCGCCAAGGTGTCCGACAAGCTCGCCGTCATCGACCAGCTGCTCGGCAAGGCCGACCGGCTGCTCATCGGCGGCGGCATGGCGTACACCTTCCTCAAGGCCCAGGGCCACGAGGTCGGCATCTCCCTCCTCCAGGCGGACCAGATCCCGGCCGTCACCGAGTACATGGAGCGCGCCGAGAAGAACGGCGTCGAGATCGTCCTCCCGGCCGACGTCCTGGTCTCCACCGAGTTCCCGGACCTGAAGACCAAGGCCCCGGCCAACCCCACGACCGTCGCCGCGGACGCCATCCCCGCCGACCAGGAGGGCCTGGACATCGGTCCGGAGACCCGCAAGCTGTACGCCTCGAAGCTCGCCGACGCCGCCACCGTCTTCTGGAACGGCCCCATGGGCGTCTTCGAGCACCCCGACTACGCCGAGGGCACCAAGGCGGTCGCCCAGGCCCTCGTCGACTCCAAGGGCTTCACCGTGGTCGGCGGTGGCGACTCCGCCGCGGCCGTCCGCACCCTGGGCTTCGACGAGACCGCATTCGGCCACATCTCGACCGGTGGCGGCGCCTCCCTCGAATACCTCGAGGGCAAGACGCTCCCCGGCCTCGCCGCACTGGAGGACTGA
- the gap gene encoding type I glyceraldehyde-3-phosphate dehydrogenase: MTIRVGINGFGRIGRNYFRALLEQGADIEIVAVNDLGDTATTAHLLKYDTILGRLKAEVSHTADTITVDGHTIKVLSERNPADIPWGELGVDIVIESTGIFTKKADAAKHLAGGAKKVLISAPAKDEDITIVMGVNQDKYDAANHHVISNASCTTNCVAPMAKVLDENFGIVKGLMTTVHAYTNDQRILDFPHSDLRRARAAAENIIPTTTGAAKATALVLPQLKGKLDGIAMRVPVPTGSATDLVVQLQREVTKDEVNAAFKKASEDGDLAGYLSYTEDPIVSSDIVSDPASCTFDSSLTMVQEGNSVKILGWYDNEWGYSNRLVDLTVFVGNQL; the protein is encoded by the coding sequence GTGACGATCCGCGTAGGCATCAACGGCTTCGGTCGTATCGGTCGCAACTACTTCCGCGCGCTGCTGGAGCAGGGCGCTGACATCGAGATCGTGGCTGTCAACGACCTGGGTGACACCGCGACGACGGCTCACCTGCTGAAGTACGACACCATCCTGGGTCGCCTCAAGGCCGAGGTCTCGCACACCGCCGACACGATCACCGTCGACGGCCACACCATCAAGGTCCTGTCCGAGCGCAACCCCGCCGACATCCCGTGGGGCGAGCTGGGCGTCGACATCGTCATCGAGTCGACGGGCATCTTCACGAAGAAGGCCGACGCCGCGAAGCACCTCGCCGGCGGCGCCAAGAAGGTCCTCATCTCGGCTCCGGCCAAGGACGAGGACATCACCATCGTGATGGGCGTCAACCAGGACAAGTACGACGCGGCGAACCATCACGTCATCTCGAACGCCTCCTGCACCACCAACTGTGTGGCGCCGATGGCCAAGGTCCTCGACGAGAACTTCGGCATCGTCAAGGGCCTGATGACGACGGTCCACGCCTACACCAACGACCAGCGCATCCTGGACTTCCCGCACTCGGACCTGCGTCGCGCCCGCGCCGCCGCCGAGAACATCATCCCGACCACCACCGGTGCCGCCAAGGCGACCGCCCTGGTCCTCCCGCAGCTCAAGGGCAAGCTGGACGGCATCGCCATGCGCGTCCCGGTCCCGACCGGCTCGGCCACCGACCTGGTCGTGCAGCTGCAGCGCGAGGTCACCAAGGACGAGGTCAATGCCGCGTTCAAGAAGGCTTCCGAGGACGGCGACCTGGCGGGCTACCTGTCGTACACCGAGGACCCGATCGTTTCCTCGGACATCGTCAGCGACCCGGCCTCCTGCACCTTCGACTCCTCCCTGACCATGGTCCAGGAGGGCAACTCGGTGAAGATCCTCGGCTGGTACGACAACGAGTGGGGCTACTCCAACCGCCTCGTCGACCTCACGGTCTTCGTCGGCAACCAGCTCTGA
- a CDS encoding M14 family zinc carboxypeptidase: MRHRARSILAVGALLIGGASIAPIAQAQQGSSLDTDPNEVKVFRAEVTKKQIPLLLAAGQDGHELSEQAPEKGTATVEVYLTDDQAKKLEKKGVELTEHDLSAKAEARTEKAAEGVYRPYSGSGGLKEEIVRTGQENPGLTKVVSIGKTVNGQDILAVKLTKNAKKTKDGTKPSVLYVSNQHAREWITPEMTRRLMHYYLDNYKTDKGVKKIVDSTELWFVLSANPDGYDHTFKDSGNRLWRKNLRDINGDGAISTGDGVDLNRNFPYKWGYDDEGSSPNPTSETYRGASPASEPETKALDGFERRIGFDYGINYHSAAELILYGVGWQVATNTPDDVLYKALAGTPDNPAVPGYHPQVSSELYTTNGEADGHASNVNGIAMFTPEMSTCQTASNIDPNDQWNARDCQSVFNFPDDEKLIQQEFAKNVPFALSVAESAAKPDQPKSSVGLSAADFTPAPFTTSYSRGADQEVSVVVRKSVRDKELKYRVNGGRTEDMALRPWKGGETYGGEDNLYFDEYRAKVADGDQGDKVEVWFTGETKSGKPVSSEHFTYTVAERPRADVLVVAEEGATATHAQKYVDALKANGHRAIVWDVATQGAPDALGVLGHFATVVHYTGANVPGNATQLQLRAYLNEGGELMEAGEQAGGAVDLGGGTFSDDFSQYYLGAYSRTSTPGATGFTGSGRLGAFTGPLGDATGNPLDKAGTYSVTSDELPADEYPQFAGAGAGQFAGTVNPYGPYAGSSMAAAVHTDDAYKRLTRTVDLTGVTAAQQPTLRTQLLWDVEPGYDNVLVEAHTTGAEDWTTLPEKGGATSTTVPADCEAGFYAGEHPWLNHYLTVANSGCTATGSSGQWNALTGASEGWEQVEFDLSAYAGKSVEISIGYVTDPSSGGHGVLADETSLVVGGTATETEGFETSLGAWKVTGPPAGSPAVLKDWARTGALFQTYGAITTDDTVLLGFGLEHVTAAADREALIGKALDSLDD; encoded by the coding sequence ATGAGACACAGAGCGAGATCGATCCTCGCTGTCGGCGCGCTCCTGATAGGCGGAGCGAGCATCGCACCCATCGCCCAGGCCCAGCAAGGAAGTTCGCTGGACACCGACCCGAACGAGGTCAAGGTCTTCCGCGCCGAGGTCACCAAGAAGCAGATACCCCTGCTGCTGGCGGCCGGCCAGGACGGACACGAACTCAGTGAGCAGGCGCCCGAGAAGGGCACAGCCACCGTCGAGGTCTACCTCACCGACGACCAGGCCAAGAAGCTGGAGAAGAAGGGCGTCGAGCTCACCGAGCACGACCTCTCCGCCAAGGCCGAGGCCCGCACCGAGAAGGCCGCCGAGGGCGTCTACCGCCCGTACAGCGGGAGCGGCGGCCTCAAGGAGGAGATCGTCCGGACCGGGCAGGAGAACCCCGGCCTCACCAAGGTCGTCTCCATCGGCAAGACGGTCAACGGCCAGGACATCCTGGCCGTCAAGCTCACCAAGAACGCCAAGAAGACGAAGGACGGCACCAAGCCCTCCGTCCTCTATGTGTCCAACCAGCACGCGCGTGAGTGGATCACGCCGGAGATGACCCGGCGCCTGATGCACTACTACCTGGACAACTACAAGACGGACAAGGGCGTCAAGAAGATCGTCGACTCGACCGAGCTGTGGTTCGTCCTCTCGGCCAACCCCGACGGCTACGACCACACCTTCAAGGACTCCGGCAACCGCCTGTGGCGCAAGAACCTGCGCGACATCAACGGCGACGGAGCCATCAGCACCGGTGACGGCGTCGACCTCAACCGCAACTTCCCCTACAAGTGGGGTTACGACGACGAGGGTTCGTCCCCCAACCCCACCAGCGAGACCTATCGCGGCGCGTCCCCGGCCTCCGAGCCCGAGACCAAGGCGCTGGACGGCTTCGAGCGCCGTATCGGCTTCGACTACGGCATCAACTACCACTCCGCGGCCGAGCTCATCCTCTACGGCGTCGGCTGGCAGGTCGCCACGAACACCCCGGACGACGTCCTCTACAAGGCGCTCGCCGGCACGCCGGACAACCCCGCGGTCCCCGGCTACCACCCGCAGGTCTCCTCGGAGCTGTACACCACCAACGGCGAGGCGGACGGACACGCCTCGAACGTCAACGGCATCGCGATGTTCACGCCCGAGATGTCGACCTGCCAGACCGCGTCGAACATCGACCCGAACGACCAGTGGAACGCGCGGGACTGCCAGTCGGTCTTCAACTTCCCGGACGACGAGAAGCTGATCCAGCAGGAGTTCGCCAAGAACGTCCCGTTCGCACTCTCCGTCGCCGAGTCCGCCGCCAAGCCCGACCAGCCGAAGTCCTCGGTCGGCCTGAGCGCCGCCGACTTCACCCCGGCGCCGTTCACCACGTCGTACTCGCGCGGCGCCGACCAGGAGGTCTCCGTCGTCGTACGCAAGTCCGTGCGCGACAAGGAGCTCAAGTACCGCGTCAACGGCGGCCGTACGGAGGACATGGCGCTCCGGCCCTGGAAGGGCGGCGAGACGTACGGCGGTGAGGACAACCTCTACTTCGACGAGTACCGGGCCAAGGTCGCGGACGGCGACCAGGGCGACAAGGTCGAGGTGTGGTTCACCGGCGAGACGAAGAGCGGAAAGCCCGTCTCCAGCGAGCACTTCACCTACACGGTGGCCGAACGGCCGCGCGCGGACGTCCTCGTGGTCGCCGAAGAAGGCGCCACCGCCACGCACGCGCAGAAGTACGTCGACGCGCTCAAGGCCAACGGTCACCGGGCGATCGTCTGGGACGTCGCCACTCAGGGCGCGCCCGACGCGCTCGGCGTGCTGGGCCACTTCGCCACCGTCGTCCACTACACGGGCGCGAACGTCCCGGGCAACGCCACCCAGCTCCAGCTGCGCGCCTACCTCAACGAGGGCGGCGAACTGATGGAGGCGGGTGAGCAGGCCGGCGGCGCCGTCGACCTCGGCGGCGGCACCTTCTCGGACGACTTCAGCCAGTACTACCTGGGCGCCTACTCCCGTACGTCGACCCCCGGGGCCACCGGCTTCACCGGCTCCGGCAGGCTCGGCGCCTTCACCGGCCCGCTCGGCGACGCGACCGGCAACCCGCTCGACAAGGCCGGGACCTACAGCGTCACCTCGGACGAGCTCCCTGCCGACGAGTACCCTCAGTTCGCCGGCGCGGGCGCGGGCCAGTTCGCCGGGACCGTCAACCCCTACGGGCCGTACGCCGGTTCCTCCATGGCGGCCGCCGTGCACACCGACGACGCCTACAAGCGGCTGACCAGGACCGTCGACCTCACCGGCGTGACCGCGGCGCAACAGCCCACGCTGCGTACCCAGCTGCTGTGGGACGTCGAGCCCGGCTACGACAACGTCCTGGTCGAGGCCCACACCACCGGGGCCGAGGACTGGACGACGCTCCCCGAGAAGGGCGGCGCCACCAGCACGACCGTGCCCGCGGACTGCGAGGCCGGGTTCTACGCGGGTGAGCACCCGTGGCTGAACCACTACCTCACCGTGGCGAACAGCGGGTGCACCGCGACCGGCAGCAGCGGTCAGTGGAACGCGCTCACCGGCGCCTCCGAGGGCTGGGAACAGGTCGAGTTCGACCTGAGCGCGTACGCCGGAAAGTCGGTCGAGATCTCGATCGGCTACGTCACCGACCCGAGCAGCGGGGGCCACGGCGTCCTCGCCGACGAGACCTCGCTCGTCGTCGGCGGCACGGCCACCGAGACCGAGGGCTTCGAGACGTCACTCGGCGCCTGGAAGGTGACCGGACCGCCCGCGGGCAGCCCGGCCGTCCTCAAGGACTGGGCGCGCACCGGAGCGCTGTTCCAGACGTACGGCGCGATCACCACGGACGACACGGTGCTGCTGGGCTTCGGCCTGGAACACGTCACCGCGGCGGCCGACCGCGAGGCGCTCATCGGAAAGGCCCTCGACTCACTTGACGACTGA